The Sander lucioperca isolate FBNREF2018 chromosome 4, SLUC_FBN_1.2, whole genome shotgun sequence DNA segment CACCACATGACCATTTAAGGCTAcgtttacattgctacgttttggtttttaatactatactgggcatgcgcgtggtaaacaggaggcagcgtgtaTACTCCGTctgttgctggtagttgccatggtaacgttagtagcttagtctcagagaatgACGCGTCATGACCGACAAGACCCAATCAGGCGACGAAATGTTGGCGtttggtgttgccaaaggtcttcgtttgcggccgttgagactgcaacataaccccgcagattccaaaccaaaacgggtcagaagtgtttccaaatgtctccggtcagaggaggaaacgccagagcagggggaatgagagaggaggaaacgccagagcagggggaatgagagaggaggaaacgccagagcagggggaatgagagaggaggaaacgccagagcaggcggaatgagagaggaggaaacgccagagcaggcggaatgagagaggaggaaacgccagagcagggggaatgatagggggaaacgccagagcagggggaatgagagggggaaacatttaaaaacattttaaagtgctgtTTTCTACTgaaattttctttcaactaacacaaaatctctatatatatatatatatatatatgtatatatatatatatatatatatatatatatatatatatatatatatatatatatatatatatatatatatatacgcccTGGTGCTATGTGACCTTGTTTTTAACTACAAACCCTCCCaacacaattttattttttttatttcccctaAAATCAGAAACTGAAATATCCTGGGCGAAGGAGGTGAGCAGCCTCCTCTACCCGCTCTTCGTCTACCTCCACCTGGACATGGTGCGCTGTGGCATGAAGGGGGCCGTGGACGGTTTCTACAGCCGTTTCCACGGCGCCTTTCTCCAGGACGGCGAGCAGCGCGCCACCATCGAGCAGCTCCGCCACGTTCTCACCGCGCAGGACGTCGCCGCCAACCCCAAGCTGAGCGCCTTCCTGGAGCACAAGTACGTGGTCCACCTGACGGAGCCGGCCTACAGCTACCTGCTGCGCTACCTGCAGAGCGAGGACAACGGCGCCCTCTGCCGGGCTCTCAGCACACACCTGCAGGTGAGCtcattcaaatatatatatatatatatatatatatatatatatatatacatttgtctcagtttttatattttttttatgttatgtgtgttaatgtctgtttcagtgttaatgtgtgtgtgttagtgtctgtgtgtgtgttaatgtgtgtgtgtttcagtgttaatgaatgtgtgtgtgttaatgtctgtgtgtgttaatgtgtgtgtgtgtgtgtgtgtgtgtgtgtgttaatgtgtgtgtttcagtgtgtgtgtgtgtgtgtgtgtgttaatgtgtgtgtttcagtgtgtgtgtgtgtgtgtgtgtgtgtgtgtgtgcgtgtgcgtgtgtgcttcaGCCCTGGTTAggcgtccttcctcaagaaaatgctGCGTTTTTCAATTCAAAAACTCTGTGTCcccatacattttgtgtctctttgtgggtttttgttcaacatgttgtcatagcttcttggtccataacggctaccgtagttgcaacacacatttgaaaaagcgaggcactagagagcactattcgtttgaatgcaaattacaatttcaccgctagatgggaggaattcctacacagtgtacctttttaagacaaaacttgctaaataaaaaataaaaaaaagtccaactacaatcataAGATCTGAGAAACGTCTTTTAGTTTACTTCATTCTTAGGGCTtaaggtgctgcacctaaaccttataatggcgAGGAAAACCCTGCTTGTGTATGAATTGTACTACaaaaataaacttgccttgcctGCAGGTGGAGGTCTCCGCCTCGAGGCGCACAGACTACCAGCTGTACGGCGCTGCCGGCGGGCCGACCGCCGCCCCgaactccacctcctcctcctgggcGGGATTGGACGGGGCGGAGGGCGGCGAGGGGGTGGAGGTCCCCGCAGGGATCCCGCAGAGCGAGGCGGCCCTGGAGGCGCTGCAGGACTGCATCAAGAAAGTCCGCGAGGGCCCCCCGACGCTCACCACCGTGTGCTTCTACGCCTTCCACCACACGGAGCAGACGCTGAACACGGCCGAGGTGTCGGCCGACAGCCGGCTGCTGGCCGCCGGCTTCGACAGCTCCACGGTGAAGCTGTGGAGCCTCCGGGCCAGGAAGCTGAAGGCCAAACCGCATCGGGCCGACGTGTCGCTCATCCACCTGGCCTGCGACGTactggaggaggaagtgagTTGACCGAAGGGATTAATATCTTTAGGGCTGTCTCGTCTGAGTCGATGAGTCGAGGAATCGGTCTTATTAGACTAAGATGTCTTTTTCGATTGGTCTTtgttttgtcctttttcatgcTGAAGGATTTCTTTCTTGATTAActgattagttttttttgtctggaaaatgtcagaaaatggtgaaaaaacgtggatcagtgtttcccaaaaagcccaagatgacgtcctcaaatgatatttttttgtccacaactcaaagatattcagtttactgtcacagaggagagaagaaactagaacaatagtcacttttcctctaaaaaaacacaaaaaaaactaatcagttgaactttgcagctctaaaaagATGCTGAAATCCCCCCACGATTAGTAGATCACTCGATTAATCTTCCACAATTTTGATCTTTCATTGTGaatgtttgctgttttttttcacatttgaagATGTTATTTTGCTCTCTAAGAAACCAGAAAAAGCTAGTTAAcgctacacttagcagcagctaacgttacctaccgttagctagcagctggagtaaacacggttaaaatgctgacagctaaacggtgtaaaagtgtgaccgtatttcactggaaaggattctaacaccagactgtagctgctgctgttgttgaaaaacacagactcagcctcgcctcgccagcctcgtggtgcattcaaagttattgtaaaatacccttctcccatccagtggttgttttcgctgtttaaaaaaaaatatatatatatatctctctcggttcaggcaccgttttaaaagtaccgttgtatcatgttgataagagcattaaaatgagaaaaagtaatgggagaaaaataaatcaagagacatttagaatagagaaaaatgtgtgattaattgcgagttaactatgacattaatgcgattaatcacgattaaatattttaagcgtttgacagcactaataattAACACCGTtaacactttttgaaactatttcagcttgtgtaggcctgTCAGTGCTTTCTAAACATATTGaatacacttttaaaaataccgcgaTAATACCGAAAAGCGTGATAACTTTGTTCACTATAACCGTGAGTGTTGAAGCTATCCTATAAGCCTCGGTATGGATGGCATGGTGTTCTCAACGCATAGCAAAAAGATCTTAGGTCCAGAGATTAGTTCTCTTTGGGTGGTGTTCCCGTTTATTATAAAGGTAAAAAAAGGGTATTTCACATAAAATAGTACTTCACCCAGTGGTGATTACTAAAATGCTGTGGCTTATTGTCGGTGGAGTGGGTACTCGCTCGGCTACGGTAAGAACCGTGTGTTCCCCGCCATCCACACCTTGCCCTCACTGATTGCCACACCTGTAGATATACCTAATTCACAGTGACATACCACACCCAATGCAATACTCCCCCAAGTGGCTAAAATAAGTATTAACtaaattaatttaaacaaaaaagtgGATATAAATGGCTCCTACAgtgaggttaaattttcataccgttacatctCTAGTCACATGTcaccttcccccccccccccgttgtTTCTCCCTCAGGCAGATGAAGAGGACGCCTCCGGCAGCGAGATAAAGACGCTGCGAGCCCACAGCGGCCCGGTGTTTCGCACCGCCTTCCTGACGGACAGCTCGGGCCTGCTCTCCTGCTCCGAGGACACCACCATCCGCTACTGGGACCTGGGCAGCTTCGCCAACACGGCGCTGTACCGGGGCCACGCCTACCCGGTGTGGGACGTGGACGTCAGCCCCTGCAGCCTCTACTTCGCCAGCGGCTCGCACGACCGCACCGCCCGCCTCTGGACCTTCTCTCGCACTTACCCGCTGCGGCTCTACGCCGGCCACCTCGCCGACGTCGACTGCGTCAAGTTCCACCCAAACTCCAACTACCTGGCCACCGGCTCCACGGACAAGACTGTCCGTCTGTGGAGCACCCAGCAGGGGGCGTCCGTTCGCCTCTTCACCGGCCACCGCGGCCCGGTGCTGTCCCTCGCTTTCTCCCCCAACGGGAAGTACTTGGCGTCGGCCGGCGAGGACCAGAGGGTGAAGCTGTGGGACCTGGCGTCAGGGGCGTTGTTCAAAGACCTGCGCGGACACACGGACAGCGTCACCAGCCTGTCCTTTAGCCCCGACAGCAGCCTGGTGGCGTCGTCGTCTATAGACAACTCGGTGCGGGTGTGGGACATCCGGAACTCCCATGGCGGGACGCCGGCCGACGGATCGTCCGGCGAACTGGTGGGACTGTACACGGGGAACACCAGCAACGTGCTCAACGTGCAGTTCATGGCCTGTAACCTGCTGCTGGTGACGGG contains these protein-coding regions:
- the taf5l gene encoding TAF5-like RNA polymerase II p300/CBP-associated factor-associated factor 65 kDa subunit 5L; the protein is MKRVRTEQIQHAVTQYLKRRQYVDTDGSLKGAKLFQSAEEMAASLTAQTESGCANIVSAAPCQSDPQQYETQYSRLRSFLSETEISWAKEVSSLLYPLFVYLHLDMVRCGMKGAVDGFYSRFHGAFLQDGEQRATIEQLRHVLTAQDVAANPKLSAFLEHKYVVHLTEPAYSYLLRYLQSEDNGALCRALSTHLQVEVSASRRTDYQLYGAAGGPTAAPNSTSSSWAGLDGAEGGEGVEVPAGIPQSEAALEALQDCIKKVREGPPTLTTVCFYAFHHTEQTLNTAEVSADSRLLAAGFDSSTVKLWSLRARKLKAKPHRADVSLIHLACDVLEEEADEEDASGSEIKTLRAHSGPVFRTAFLTDSSGLLSCSEDTTIRYWDLGSFANTALYRGHAYPVWDVDVSPCSLYFASGSHDRTARLWTFSRTYPLRLYAGHLADVDCVKFHPNSNYLATGSTDKTVRLWSTQQGASVRLFTGHRGPVLSLAFSPNGKYLASAGEDQRVKLWDLASGALFKDLRGHTDSVTSLSFSPDSSLVASSSIDNSVRVWDIRNSHGGTPADGSSGELVGLYTGNTSNVLNVQFMACNLLLVTGTAQEKAEP